A genomic stretch from Helianthus annuus cultivar XRQ/B chromosome 1, HanXRQr2.0-SUNRISE, whole genome shotgun sequence includes:
- the LOC110898758 gene encoding uncharacterized protein LOC110898758, whose product MQQAFLDEYYSMAKTDDARDEIRSFRQLSGEPLHEAFTRFRELMRKCPHHQIEKWELVKCFVRGLDDNTWNRLESTSNGTLLSNHEDDDWEFLERMSKRSKEKESADRAKKHPTSRSWPDRDASSKDRIDTLERELARMKKKEVGAVQYSVCEECGDIGHRTENCQATVEVNQVYGDRRQYDMNSNTYHPGLRNHPNFRYGNASNQMNPNFQSGNQGGYSHQTRQRGYNQDGHGLTNNQGGGSDLNAKMDAMLSMMQESKKENEIRDKSHEALAKQVGQLAEEMAQMGGSMGKLPSDTTVNPKHQSSSTGNVRNVHISAVSLLSNDEVCSSVESIPPQCVDGVVGNTRDKLEIEEWYPPKDERWENFKQAKINLPLLDDIKKVPAHVECLKELSIEKRHNKLPEPVDLISHVSAVLSSALPQKAQDPGDPLIPIQIGTFKIERALLDLGACVSILPRSLYDQYDFGPLKNFDTPMVLADQTPTHPRGMVEDVIVKVDDCYYPVDFLVVDYVGCVEDTQPVVILGRPFLATANAIINCATGTVSMKFGDRELNFNVFPNFTNPLGEDKCPKKDMNPNKKVCAMVGRFEETRKKTVKKKKAKKSPLEKKKEDEVRKFGPFGNKWYESPVGDFEEFVGGKHAIRPP is encoded by the exons ATGCAACAAGCTTTTCTGGATGAGTATTATTCAATGGCAAAGACCGACGATGCTCgtgatgaaattaggtcttttcGCCAATTGTCGGGCGAACCGTTGCATGAAGCCTTCACAAGATTTAGGGAGTTGATGCGAAAGTGCCCACATCATCAAATAGAAAAGTGGGAATTGGTCAAATGCTTTGTACGGGGTTTGGACGACAACACATGGAACCGACTTGAATCAACGAGCAATGGGACCCTTCTAAGCAaccatgaagatgatgattgggagtttttggagcgGATGAGCAAACGGtcaaaggaaaaggaatcggCCGACCGAGCCAAAAAGCACCCTACCTCAAGGTCATGGCCCGATCGTGATGCAAGTTCTAAGGATCGGATTGATACGTTGGAGCGGGAATTGGCccgcatgaagaagaaggaagtggGTGCGGTACAATATAGCGTATGTGAAGAATGTGGTGACATCGGTCACCGGACCGAGAATTGTCAAGCCACCGTGGAGGTGAATCAAGTGTATGGGGACCGAAGGCAATATGATATGAActctaacacttaccaccccgggttgaggaaccatcCTAACTTTAGGTATGGTAATGCCTCTAACCAAATGAATCCGAATTTCCAATCTGGAAATCAAGGCGGGTATTCGCACCAAACTCGCCAAAGAGGTTACAACCAAGATGGCCACGGGTTGACGAATAATCAAGGAGGTGGTAGTGATTTGAATGCAAAGATGGATGCAATGCTTTCAATGATGCAAGAGTCCAAGAAAGAGAATGAAATTCGGGATAAATCGCATGAAGCATTAGCAAAACAAGTGGGCCAACTTGCGGAGGAAATGGCACAAATGGGGGGGAGCATGGGAAAGCTCCCAAGTGACACCACagtgaaccctaagcatcaaagTTCAAGCACGGGCAATGTGAGGAATGTGCACATTAGCGCGGTAAGTCTTCTTTCAAATGATGAGGTTTGTAGTAGTGTTGAAAGCATTCCACCACAATGCGTTGATGGTGTAGTGGGAAATACAAGAGATAAGTTGGAAA TTGAGGAATGGTACCCACCGAAGGATGAGAGGTGGGAAAATTTTAAACAAGCAAAAATTAATTTACCGTTACTCGATGACATTAAAAAGGTTCCGGCTCATGTGGAATGCTTAAAGGAGTTAAGCATCGAAAAACGGCACAACAAATTACCCGAACCGGTTGATTTGATATCACATGTTAGTGCCGTTCTATCGAGTGCCCTTCCTCAAAAAGCTCAAGATCCGGGAGATCCTCTTATTCCAATTCAAATAGGAACCTTCAAAATTGAGAGGGCGCTCCTCGATCTTGGAGCTTGTGTGAGTATTTTACCCAggagtttgtatgaccaatacgattttggtccattaAAAAATTTTGATACTCCCATGGTATTGGCCGATCAGACTCCCACGCATCCAAGGGGGATGGTGGAGGATGTGATTGTTAAGGTGGATGATTGCTACTACCCAGTTGACTTTTTGGTAGTAGACTATGTTGGGTGTGTTGAGGATACCCAACCGGTAGTTATCTTGGGTAGACCGTTCTTGGCAACTGCTAATGCCATAATAAATTGTGCAACGGGAACGGTAAGCATGAAGTTTGGGGACCGGGAATTAAATTTCAATGTTTTTCCAAATTTCACTAACCCGCTCGGTGAGGATAAGTGTCCTAAAAAGGACATGAATCCAAACAAAAAGGTGTGTGCTATGGTTGGTAGGTTTGAAGAAACAAGGAAGAAAACAGTCAAGAAAAAGAAGGCGAAAAAGTCACCTctagaaaagaagaaggaagatgAGGTGAGGAAATTTGGACCGTTTGGCAACAAATGGTATGAATCACCGGTGGGTGATTTCGAGGAGTTTGTAGGTGGCAAGCATGCCATTCGACCACCATGA